In one Streptomyces sp. NBC_01288 genomic region, the following are encoded:
- a CDS encoding SDR family NAD(P)-dependent oxidoreductase — protein sequence MQIDLTGRTALVTGSTQGIGAAIAAGLARSGARVGVNGRDEQRVAEGVARLAAEVPGADFVPVAADVANEEGAQRVLEALPEVDILVNNLGIFGSADPLEISDEEWRRYFEVNVLAAVRLTRMYLPGMTARGWGRIQNIASDSAVVIPAEMIHYGMSKTALLAVGRGFAKQAAGTGVTVNSVIAGPTHTGGVEDFVYELVDRDLPWDEAQREFMRKHRPQSLLQRLIEPEEIAHMVVYLSSDQASATTGGALRVDGGYIDSILP from the coding sequence ATGCAGATCGATCTGACCGGACGCACCGCCCTGGTGACGGGCTCGACGCAGGGCATCGGCGCGGCGATCGCCGCCGGACTCGCGCGCTCCGGCGCCCGGGTCGGGGTGAACGGCCGGGACGAGCAGCGGGTCGCGGAGGGCGTCGCGCGGCTCGCGGCCGAGGTACCCGGTGCGGACTTCGTCCCCGTGGCCGCCGACGTCGCGAACGAGGAGGGCGCCCAGCGCGTCCTGGAGGCGCTGCCGGAGGTGGACATCCTCGTCAACAACCTGGGCATCTTCGGCTCCGCCGACCCGCTGGAGATCAGCGACGAGGAATGGCGGCGCTACTTCGAGGTGAACGTGCTGGCCGCGGTACGGCTGACCCGCATGTACCTGCCGGGCATGACCGCGCGCGGCTGGGGCCGGATCCAGAACATCGCCAGCGACTCGGCGGTCGTCATCCCGGCCGAGATGATCCACTACGGCATGTCCAAGACCGCGCTCCTCGCCGTCGGCCGGGGCTTCGCGAAGCAGGCGGCGGGCACGGGGGTGACGGTCAACTCGGTCATCGCAGGACCCACCCACACCGGCGGCGTCGAGGACTTCGTCTACGAACTCGTCGACCGCGACCTGCCCTGGGACGAGGCCCAGCGCGAGTTCATGCGGAAGCACCGGCCGCAGTCCCTCCTGCAACGGCTGATCGAGCCCGAGGAGATCGCCCACATGGTGGTCTACCTCAGCTCCGACCAGGCCTCGGCCACGACGGGCGGAGCCCTGCGCGTCGACGGCGGCTACATCGACTCGATCCTGCCCTAA
- a CDS encoding MFS transporter: MASATPAPPPPANLKRIVAASLIGTTIEWYDFFLYGSAAALVFNRLFFPDSDPLVGTLLSFLTYAVGFAARPLGALVFGHYGDRLGRKKLLVLSLLLMGGATFAIGLLPTHATVGAAAPVLLTALRLVQGFALGGEWGGAVLLVSEHGDARRRGFWASWPQTGAPAGQLLATGVLSLLTAVLSDEAFGSWGWRIPFLLSGVLVAVGLWIRLSVDESPVFQEALAQAEARKAAARTTARSTAPEQLPLVSVLRHHWRDILVAMGARMAENISYYVITAFILVYATTSAGVSRQTALNSVLIASAVHFAVIPAWGALSDRIGRRPVYLLGAVGIGLWMFPFFSLIDTGDFGNLVLAVTVGLILHGAMYAPQAAFFSEMFATRMRYSGASIGAQFASVAAGAPAPLIATALLADYDSSTPIALYVIAAVVLTLIAVGMAKETRHRDLTEIETTTDDRPATTPATDTASATDTASATDAADARTA, encoded by the coding sequence ATGGCCTCGGCAACCCCCGCTCCCCCACCCCCTGCCAACCTCAAACGCATCGTCGCCGCCAGCCTCATCGGCACCACCATCGAGTGGTACGACTTCTTCCTCTACGGCTCCGCGGCCGCGCTCGTCTTCAACAGACTCTTCTTCCCCGACTCCGACCCGCTCGTCGGCACCCTGCTCTCCTTCCTGACCTACGCCGTGGGTTTCGCGGCCCGCCCGCTCGGCGCCCTCGTCTTCGGGCACTACGGCGACCGGCTCGGCCGCAAGAAGCTGCTGGTCCTGAGCCTGCTGCTGATGGGCGGTGCGACCTTCGCGATCGGGCTGCTGCCGACCCACGCCACCGTCGGAGCGGCGGCCCCGGTCCTGCTCACCGCGCTGCGCCTGGTGCAGGGCTTCGCGCTCGGCGGCGAGTGGGGCGGAGCCGTCCTACTCGTCTCGGAACACGGGGACGCACGCCGGCGCGGCTTCTGGGCGTCCTGGCCCCAAACCGGCGCCCCCGCAGGGCAGTTGCTCGCGACGGGTGTGCTGTCCCTGCTCACCGCCGTCCTCTCGGACGAGGCCTTCGGCAGCTGGGGCTGGCGCATCCCGTTCCTGCTCTCCGGTGTCCTGGTCGCCGTCGGTCTGTGGATTCGTCTGTCCGTCGATGAATCCCCGGTGTTCCAGGAGGCGTTGGCACAGGCGGAGGCCCGCAAAGCCGCCGCCCGGACAACGGCCCGAAGCACCGCCCCCGAGCAACTCCCGCTCGTCTCCGTACTGCGCCACCACTGGCGCGACATCCTCGTCGCGATGGGCGCCCGCATGGCGGAGAACATCAGCTACTACGTGATCACCGCCTTCATCCTCGTCTACGCCACCACCTCGGCCGGCGTCTCCCGGCAGACGGCGCTGAACTCCGTGCTCATCGCCTCCGCCGTGCACTTCGCCGTCATCCCGGCCTGGGGCGCGCTGTCGGACCGGATCGGACGCCGGCCCGTGTATCTGCTGGGTGCGGTGGGCATCGGGCTGTGGATGTTCCCGTTCTTCTCGCTGATCGACACCGGAGACTTCGGCAACCTGGTCCTCGCCGTGACCGTCGGCCTGATCCTGCACGGCGCGATGTACGCACCCCAGGCCGCCTTCTTCTCCGAGATGTTCGCGACCCGGATGCGGTACTCCGGCGCTTCCATCGGCGCCCAGTTCGCCTCGGTCGCGGCGGGCGCCCCGGCCCCGCTGATCGCCACCGCCCTGCTGGCCGACTACGACAGCTCGACCCCGATCGCCCTGTACGTGATCGCGGCGGTCGTCCTGACCCTGATCGCGGTGGGCATGGCCAAGGAGACCCGCCATCGCGACCTGACCGAGATCGAGACCACCACGGACGACCGGCCCGCGACCACGCCTGCGACGGACACGGCGAGTGCGACAGACACGGCAAGTGCGACGGACGCCGCGGACGCTCGCACCGCCTGA